The Oryza glaberrima chromosome 5, OglaRS2, whole genome shotgun sequence DNA segment AATATGGTGCAATTATTTGAGAACAGTGGGCTTCAGGTTGTAGGCACAGACAAGACCGGAGAAAGGGTGCAGGTAGAAGCCGAAGAACCGAACTTGTTTGAAcaaatttcaacttttccaaaattcatgaatgTTGATGTTATTGTTTGTCCAATTTTCTAGATCGTCGAAATACCCAATCATCGATTTTTCGTTGGTGTTCAATTTCACCCCGAGTTTAAGTCGAGACCTTCGAAACCTTCTGCACTTTTTGTCGGTAAGTTACTTAAACCTTTGTAAACGACCCAATGGTAGTTCAtatacatttttcttttgaaaaaacaagTTAGTGATGTAATATCAGCATACCGCTTTCTCGAGTACCGTCAAAATTTCTGTCTTTGACAATCTGATCAACATGTATACCGACCTGCAGGACTAATCGCTGCATCGTGTGGGCAACTGGATGATGCGTTGCAAGATGCGGCTTGTAACCATGAGCCACAGCAGAATCGGCGTGCAGAGAAACGTCTTGCTGCTACTGATCTTGGAGACGGAACCTGCCGCAGCAAACGGCAAGTGAAGGCGTGCTCTAATTCGAATGACACTGATGAAGCACAGGATGTTAAAACCTGTTAATTGCAGTTGTCGTTTCCTGAGATCATTGTTAGGAagagttttgtaaaaaaaagaaaaaaattaagtacGTGAAGAAGTGCTTTTATAATGGAAAATAGAGGAGGATaatcttctcttttttaaaaataataggaaaaaaaattaaaggtgtgCAACATATGATGCATCGTCACCGGTAGTTCTTCGTCTTGAGATACGGAGTAGGGTTTTTGTCCGACCTCTCACAAAAATTCTGGTTTAGATTTGCTCGAGTACTTATTACTTATTATTCCCCCATCCCAAAAAACCGATCAGTATTGGAGGTgacattttctagtacaacgaatatgGATTGAACCATAGCAATACTTAAACCACGTGTACATCAACAAAACCACGTGTCCATTAAGATCAAATTATTAAAGCAATATCAAATATCTACTGCAACATTTGGTAcatacataatgaaacatcacgAGTATGCTAGCCGAAACATtattggtggaaaaaaaatgaaacggatcCTCCTAGTAGGGTGTTTCTGTAGTATgcgggtgatttgttgcaacagTGCGTATGGTGAGGGCAGCACGCGAGACGTGGGAGGCGCGGGCcccgattttttttccccattgGGCGCCAGATGGGGAGGATTTTCCGAAGTTGACGTCATGCACAAACCGCAAACGATTAATGAATAATACGACACCGAATATGTGGGCAAGTCATTTCATCCCTCGAGTGGGGATGTCCACCTCCAAAGCACGAACTAcaaacgacgacgacggcttccGCTAGCGAAACCTAATAGGAAAGCTAGCACGAAGGGGAAGTTTCAGTATCCGAATAGGTCCAGTACTCGAATTAATTCATCAGCTATTCTACTCATGAGATATAAGTCAAGCTCCGTTTCAGAAGAAATTAAACACAGCACGCCGTCAGCAATATTGCCTCCGCGATGGTTAACGACGGTGAAAACGGCATTAACATTTCGCTGGTCGCCACcatagttattaagaccggACCGGTAATTGAACCGGCGAGGACGTCGGTTCACTGGTTCATTGGTTCAACCGTCAAAACCGGTCGAACCACCGGTTCGATTGTTTTGAACCGGTCAAATTGAACCGGCCACAAacttaacaatatatatatatatatatatatatatatatatatatatatatatatatatatatatatatatatatacatattgttAAAAAGCAATTATCAAGCACATGACACTAAATGTAAACCATAGTTCAACACCAAATAAACATAAACCATAGTTTAGGTTTACAGTCACACGTCTAAATCAAACACAAATCTCCAGCTCAAAAGGATTACAGTTCACATTTCAGACATCAAGCAAACACAAAGGTTAAGCTTGACGGCAAGCTAACATTTAACAATTATAGAAGAGATGCCAGTCTTCATGTCCAGGTTCAAGATCATCAGATCCAGGATGTTGAGAGCTTGTACCTTCACCATGGTCATCAGACATAAAAAGATCAGCGCATGCATCATCGTTGTTGGTTATATCTTCATTTTCGTCAGTGATATCAGCCTCAACATCATTCAAATTTAACTCTaaatctgcaaaaaaaaaaaagggtacaaAGTTATATGCTAACATACACAAAAGATGCAAATTCAGTTGGCTTTGATTTATCCAAAGATAACACATTACCATCATTGCATTGTATGGTCAATGTCGCCAATTCATTTCGAAAGGTGTTCAGCTCTTCTGAATTAAGACGAGATGGGTTATCTTCTACAATCCATTCTTCGTTACCCTTTCTAATTTCCTCCAAACTGATTGGGTCATAATTTCTAGTAGTCATTTTGGACCTAATGCAAAGAagttaaatatatcaatattACTGTTTGGACCTAATGCAATTATGTGAAGTTGTGAACATGTTAAAAAGGAGTACCTTCGATGCAACCTCAGATTGCAATGAACATACACAAGATCATTTAGCCTCTGATGCTCAAGTCTATTCCTCTTTTTGGAGTGCATGTGCTCAAACAAGCTCCAGTTCCTCTCACATCCAGAGGCACTACAAGTTTGGCTTAAGACGCGCAAGGCTAGCTTTTGTAAATTCGGGGTGCTGCACCCATAAGTCTGCCACCACTCATCTGTGTGGAAAAACAGAAGTGAATATTGCTGAAAGTTAATGGAAAAGTAATAGACAACAACCACTTACCAGCAAGCATATGTTGTCGATCATTCCTAGCAGTTGAACGCCCAAAATCGCCTTCTCCCTTTCTGAAAATTCTCATCTCCCTTGTCAAAGCACTCCGCAGATTTAAATCTTTCCCAGCAAATTTCTCAATCACATCAAGAACTCCAGAGGTAGTGAAATTGTACTTCTCTCTCAGTTCTTCATTATATTGGTTGTTAGGATTAAACCAAAAACCAGCTGCATGAAGATTCTTATCAAAGTGCCTATCCCATCGTGCATCAATGTAATCCAAAAAGGGCTTGACTAACTCCTTCTTTCGCTGAAACCTCTTGACAATTTCATCTTTGGAGGCATGGAAGGCTGCAAATAGATACCCCATGGCAGGTCGCTCATCACTATCCACAAGTCTTAGCACGCGAACTATTGGTTCTGATAATTGACAAACAATAGCACAGTCTTTCCAAAACTTTTGGTTCAGGACATCATTGGTAAACTTTTTTGCTTTAGGTTCCTTGTAATATGCACAACGTGTCCATTCATTAGAGATAACCATTGCATGGAGATCAGCCTTGTGCTTGTATATACTTTGCAATGCAACAAAATTAGTAGCAAAACGAGTTTGTGCTGGACGAAGAAGCTCATGCCCTTTAGTGAACTTTCTCATCAGATATAATGGATAACAATGGTTGTAGAGATACTTTGTAATAGATGATGCATGAGCTACAGTGGTCTTCACTAAATCTTCTTTGCCAAAATCAGATAATATTAGATTCAAACAATGGGCAGCACAAGGGGACCAATAAATAGAAGGAAACTCCTCTTCTAACTTTCTTCCAGCAGCAACCATGTTAGAGGCATTATCAGTTACAAAATGAACAACATTTTCAGGTCCAACAAAGTTCACCACATCTTTAAATATTCTGAACAGAAAATCAGCAGTTTTTGAACTATCAGTGGCATCAACTGACTTTAGGAAGACCATACCTTTGGGACAATACACTAAGAAGTTGATGAGTGTCCTTCTCTTTCTGTCAGTCCAACCATCAGCCATAACTGTGCAACCAGTTTCCCTCCAAGTTTTGCGGAATCCATCAACAAACTTTTTAGTTTCAGCAACACATTTTGCAAGCAAAGGACCACGCATCTGATTAAAGTTTGGACCCTTGTATCCAGAACCAAATGAACAAACAGCATCAATCATTGCCTGATAAAAAATGGAGTTACATGCATTGAATGGAATACATGCATCAATAAACCATTTGGCCACACATAAATCAACCCTCTCTTTCACTGCTTCTCCTTGAAGAACACTCTTTATTGTAGGTTGATCCCCTGGGCCTGTCCTAGGTTTAAAGAACTTGCCAATAGTTGGAATAGAAGAAcctctttttcttcctctgtTTGATGCAGCTCCTCTGTTTGATGCAGCTGCTGGAGCAATGTTTAGCTCAtgtacttcttcttcttcttctccaggcTCTGGCCCATATGGATTTTCTTCCTCATATTCCTCTTGTGCCTTCCTTTTCTTTGTAGCATTATCCTCCAAATTCTGATTCATTGTGTGCTCAACCTCAGGATCAACCTTAGGACAAGCTGCCACATTTCCTAGGAATTTGGCTAAATGTTGTTTGAAACGGTGAATTCCTCCCCCGGAGAAAACCATGTCACAGTACATgcatttgatcttttttttccctccctgAGTAATATGCGTGCAATAGGCCCAAGCAATGTCAGTCTTTCTTCTTGTCTTTGGTTCTGATGCTGATTCTTGAGCAGTAGATGTAGGTGTACTCCCATCAACAGGAGTTGGAGTATCTGAAGAATCCATTGCTGTCAAAAATACAAATAATTACTAATATtgatttatctaaaaaatatcaaaGCTTCAGTAAAACAAGtatatatgcattatatttCTTCAGTACAACTAGCAAAGTAACAAATTTGTGTCTTCTAAAAAATCAAGATCTGAAATAAAATCGTCACAATAGATCTTAACTAGTTCACTACCATTGGAACTTGCAATAGCATAGTACCAATTTCAGTAGCAAGTTAGGAACATACCATTTGCCATGGATGAAGCTTGCGTCGATGGAGAGttggagactggatttggagctTGGAAGAGCTGAGCGCTACTCGATGGAGATTGGAGACTGCAGAACAGGAGAAGTGGAGAtggtgccgccgctcgccggagctgGACTGCCGTGCGCCCGTGCTGCGGTGCTGGTACAGcagttcgtcgccgccgccgccgccaccgaagGTGAAGGGATGAGAACTCGAGAAGTCGAGAAGAATACGCCAATGTGAATCTAATCCTATTCCCCACGGGCTGTAACCCTAAAAACTGCGTGTTTACAATCTTACCCTTGCCTTTGTTGTGTCACACTGAGAAAGATGAGGGGTAACTTGGTCCAAATGCAAAAACCGCCTGGTTCAGTTAAAACCGGCCGGTTCACCGGTTCCATAAAAAACTGGCCGGTTCGAGCGGTTTTTAGCGGTTCGATTGCACAGACGGTCTTTGAAGTGAACCGAGCCGCTGCACTCTCTGGTTCCGGTTTTTAGCGGTCGaaccgccggtccggtccggtccTAATAACTATGGTCGCCACCTGCAATGACGGCGTCCTGCCGGTCGACCTGCTCCACGACATACTGCTGCGCCTCCCGGCGAGGCCGCTCTGCCGCCTTCGCGCCGTGTGCCGGCCGTGGCGCGCCCTGCTGTCCGACCCGAGCTTCGTCGCCGCCCACGGGGCAAGGCACCCGGGcccgcacctcgccgtcgccgtccgcggGCGCCTCAACGCCTACGGGAGGGAGGTGGTGGACGTCCACCTCGTGGACGCGTCCTCCGGCGACGTCGTGAAGAGGATTTGCGCGGGGAGGTGCGACCGGCCGGCCGAGATGTCCACGCGTGGCGGCATGGCTCTCCTCGTCGACAACAACCTGTTGCTCCGCGTGCTCGACCCGGCGTCCGGCGCCGCTCCCCTCGTCCCCGACTACGAGATCCACCCCATCAACTACTCGTTCACGCTCGTGCGGACCGCGTCGACGGGGGACTACAAGGTGCTTCGCATCACCCACGACGTAGCGCTGCAGCCGCGCGAGCGGCAGGTTTGCTCGGTCCTCgccctcggcggcgacggcgtcaaCGGCGGCCGCCTCGCGCGGTGGTGGGAGGTGCAGAGCCCACCTGGAAACGTCAAAACGTGGCACAAGTACGTGGCCGTCGTCGACGGAGTCGCCTACTTCGTGCTGCGCGACGAATTCTTGCTCCGCGAgactggcggcggcgactggatCACGGCGTTCGACGTGGAGGCGGAGCAATGGCGACCCGAACTCGTCGGCGGCCCGCCGGAGACCTTCCACAACCGCCTCCGCGTCTCCCTGGCCGCGCTGAGGGGCTCCTTGGTGGTGGCCCAAGACGACCACCGAGCTGGCACCCTGGACCTGtggttcctcctcgccggcgacggcggcaaggtGGGGCCGCAGCATTGGTCGAAGCTGTACACGGTGACCATGCCATACCACGGGCGGCCATTCCGGCTGGACGGAGAACGCGCGGAGCCGGTGGTGGTGCTCGACGACGGGAGGATCGTCTTCTGGGTGTGGGAGCGCCGTGTCAGTTCACGCGGCGGCGTGATGCGGGTGTACGATCCGAACACCGGCGGTCAAACggacgtggcggcggaggccaaTTGCGTCCATGTTGGCGTGTACACGGGGAGCTTGCTTCGTCCTCGGTGAAGGGCATTTTTATTTTCGGATAGTGGTAGTATGTTTGT contains these protein-coding regions:
- the LOC127774298 gene encoding putative F-box/LRR-repeat/kelch-repeat protein At1g11620; amino-acid sequence: MVATCNDGVLPVDLLHDILLRLPARPLCRLRAVCRPWRALLSDPSFVAAHGARHPGPHLAVAVRGRLNAYGREVVDVHLVDASSGDVVKRICAGRCDRPAEMSTRGGMALLVDNNLLLRVLDPASGAAPLVPDYEIHPINYSFTLVRTASTGDYKVLRITHDVALQPRERQVCSVLALGGDGVNGGRLARWWEVQSPPGNVKTWHKYVAVVDGVAYFVLRDEFLLRETGGGDWITAFDVEAEQWRPELVGGPPETFHNRLRVSLAALRGSLVVAQDDHRAGTLDLWFLLAGDGGKVGPQHWSKLYTVTMPYHGRPFRLDGERAEPVVVLDDGRIVFWVWERRVSSRGGVMRVYDPNTGGQTDVAAEANCVHVGVYTGSLLRPR